GGGTCAATTTCTAAAACTTCAAAAAAATGGTTGAGAAAATAAAGATAACCACAACACTTTAAAACACCTGATCCTACCATTGTTAGCAACTCAGGGTCGATCAAACGAAGCCTTGCTAGATGTTCGATGAGCTCCCTGCGTACAAAAGAGACTGTAGCATCTAGCTCTTTGGAATAAACTTTTTCTTCTCCTTGCCAATAATCTTTGATGAAATCAATCGCTTCTACATTGAGGTTCAGCCAATTAAAATTAACAAAATCTTTAGTGACTTTATGATTTTCTTCTACGAGATTTTTTGATTGTAAAAGAGCTTTAAAAAGTGCCCACGGGGATTTCAAGATTGAGGACGCAACTTTCTTTTCTACAGGCAGAGCAATATCTGAAGCGCTTATTTTAAAAAGATGATTATAATCTTTATTAGAAGAGTGAATTCCTGATATAAAGTTCATGTATATGAGTATTTAATTTTATTAAATCCAACAACTTTATTATATAATCAGAATCTTGACAACCATAAAAAAGTCCCTTATGATGTTGCTTTAAATTGGGAAATTCTGTGAATAGCAAGCCAAAAAATATTATTGTAAAAATGCCAAACTGGATAGGCGATGCAGTAATGGCAACTCCTATTTTAAAAGATTTAAAAGATTATTATAGCGACGCAAAACTCACTGCAATGTGCCAAGCGAATGTAGCTTCATTGCTAGAATGTAATCCTTATATTAATGAAATCCTTAGCTACTCCAAACCAAGTGGCTGGATGCACCGTGCTTGGCATAAAGATATTATCTCCCCTCTTCAGCGCGGGGATTATGACTTGGGTGTTCTCCTCACGAACTCCCTCTCTTCAGCCTATTGGTTTTGGAAAGGAAAAGTGAAAAATATTGTAGGATATTCTAAGGGGGTACGCAGATTTCTTTTAAATCAAGCTCTTCCTTTCCCAAAAGAAATTGATAAGCAACATCTGATACTCACATACAAAAATCTCTTAACCGTTTTGGGAATTCCAATTTCTTCAACACAACCCCAACTCTATTTAAATGAATCGGAAAAAGCTTTTGCAAAAAATTTCCTCAAGCGTAGAGGCATCGAAAAAAACAACATTGTAGTGGGGATTAATCCGGGAGCTGCGTATGGCTCAGCTAAATGTTGGCTTCCCGAACGCTTTCGGGAAGTAGCCCTTAAATTGTTGGAGAGACAAAATGTCTTTATCCTTTTCTTTGGGGATCAAAATGGAGCTTCTTTAGTAGAAAAAATTTGTCGAGACCTTCCTGATCGCGTGCTAAACATAGCAGGGAAAAC
This genomic stretch from Chlamydiales bacterium STE3 harbors:
- a CDS encoding Uncharacterized protein (Product derived from UniProtKB/Trembl:F8L2H9), which translates into the protein MGNSVNSKPKNIIVKMPNWIGDAVMATPILKDLKDYYSDAKLTAMCQANVASLLECNPYINEILSYSKPSGWMHRAWHKDIISPLQRGDYDLGVLLTNSLSSAYWFWKGKVKNIVGYSKGVRRFLLNQALPFPKEIDKQHLILTYKNLLTVLGIPISSTQPQLYLNESEKAFAKNFLKRRGIEKNNIVVGINPGAAYGSAKCWLPERFREVALKLLERQNVFILFFGDQNGASLVEKICRDLPDRVLNIAGKTNLRELMALINACSLFLTNDSGPMHIASAFQVPLLSLFGSTDEIKTGPYHHEKVIHKHVPCSPCFLRKCPKKDFPCMESIEVEEVYRELMVILNKVYKA